The genome window TTGTTCAGTCAAGGATCTCATGAGTAGGACAACTGTTTCCTTTCAAGCAAGTAACTCTAAGTCATTCACTGTCTGTGCAGATGTGGCTTAGTCAAAATCTTTCACAGCCTTCCCAGCTTTTGTTATCCCCCACAGTAACCAACAAAATACTAGCAGTCCAGCAGCATCTAGAATGGTGAGCTAGTCTCTTTCAAACATGCTGAAGCGCTCCATGGCCTGACCCCAAGGGCAAAAGACAAGTTTGCAATGGACCTCATGATAGTGGCTGGAGCATAGCCTATTCTTGTCTCTACGGAGCACAGAGAAGCCTCCATGGTGCATGAGGCTCAACTACTCGGTAATGTCTGGCAGAATTACTCAGACCAAGAACATACATGTCTGCTATTGAACTATGATAAACTGCCAAGATAAATGTGAGAGTGCAGCCCTCAAGAGTTATGTGGAAATTTTAGAAGCCATTGGAACCCTTGGAGCTCTCCTACCCATTTGAAAAGGATTGTTGGTGTCTACTTTCTGGACTAATGtgcaactttatttttttgaattgaCACTGGCATTCATGTCTAACATTCAAAAACTAGGTGATTCTATGCTAACTATTATATAGACATTACTTAACCCAATGTAAAAGTCGAGCCATAAAGATTGCAAACCCTAACCACAGTACTTATTGTggtaaaatgtttaaaatgacaCATATTGGCCTGAAGACTCCATAAATAAAAGGCAGTCAAAACAGGCAGAATACACATAGGGGTATGTCATTGCATGTGATCACTACAGAATCCAAATTTTCACTATATTGGAGGGCAGTGTTTATTTTGTGTGATGTAAGAATACAAAACACACCCTTAAGACTGTATTCACCactaaaattaaatgttatgCAAGTATAGTTTGCTCCTACAGAATACTACACAAGTTCTGCCTGCTTAGGTATTAACCTTTGGAACAGTCAGCATTAAAATTACCTTCCAGCAAACAACTGAGGTTTCCACCACATGGTGGGAGAactatgtttttgttttattaagaGCATAAACTGACAGTGAACCAGGCCACCCACAGGCTTCACTGATAGCAGAGGCATGGACTGGCATAGCCCACAATCATCTACTAATACAAAACCAACTTCAAAAGCGGCACTTCAGAAAATCAGGGTAGCAAGGCATGAATTCTGGAAAATGCTTAGCTAAAGGTTATTCGTTCGCTAGAAAATGTACTTTGGAGATGGTGACCATACGTATTTTGGTTGAATTGCTTAGCTAACAAGAGTAAGACAACTGTTTTCCTCTGAGCAAGCANNNNNNNNNNNNNNNNNNNNNNNNNNNNNNNNNNNNNNNNNNNNNNNNNNNNNNNNNNNNNNNNNNNNNNNNNNNNNNNNNNNNNNNNNNNNNNNNNNNNNNNNNNNNNNNNNNNNNNNNNNNNNNNNNNNNNNNNNNNNNNNNNNNNNNNNNNNNNNNNNNNNNNNNNNNNNNNNNNNNNNNNNNNNNNNNNNNNNNNNNNNNNNNNNNNNNNNNNNNNNNNNNNNNNNNNNNNNNNNNNNNNNNNNNNNNNNNNNNNNNNNNNNNNNNNNNNNNNNNNNNNNNNNNNNNNNNNNNNNNNNNNNNNNNNNNNNNNNNNNNNNNNNNNNNNNNNNNNNNNNNNNNNNNNNNNNNNNNNNNNNNNNNNNNNNNNNNNNNNNNNNNNNNNNNNNNNNNNNNNNNNNNNNNNNNNNNNNNNNNNNNNNNNNNNNNNNNNNNNNNNNNNNNNNNNNNNNNNNNNNNNNNNNNNNNNNNNNNNNNNNNNNNNNNNNNNNNNNNNNNNNNNNNNNNNNNNNNNNNNNNNNNNNNNNNNNNNNNNNNNNNNNNNNNNNNNNNNNNNNNNNNNNNNNNNNNNNNNNNNNNNNNNNNNNNNNNNNNNNNNNNNNNNNNNNNNNNNNNNNNNNNNNNNNNNNNNNNNNNNNNNNNNNNNNNNNNNNNNNNNNNNNNNNNNNNNNNNNNNNNNNNNNNNNNNNNNNNNNNNNNNNNNNNNNNNNNNNNNNNNNNNNNNNNNNNNNNNNNNNNNNNNNNNNNNNNNNNNNNNNNNNNNNNNNNNNNNNNNNNNNNNNNNNNNNNNNNNNNNNNNNNNNNNNNNNNNNNNNNNNNNNNNNNNNNNNNNNNNNNNNNNNNNNNNNNNNNNNNNNNNNNNNNNNNNNNNNNNNNNNNNNNNNNNNNNNNNNNNNNNNNNNNNNNNNNNNNNNNNNNNNNNNNNNNNNNNNNNNNNNNNNNNNNNNNNNNNNNNNNNNNNNNNNNNNNNNNNNNNNNNNNNNNNNNNNNNNNNNNNNNNNNNNNNNNNNNNNNNNNNNNNNNNNNNNNNNNNNNNNNNNNNNNNNNNNNNNNNNNNNNNNNNNNNNNNNNNNNNNNNNNNNNNNNNNNNNNNNNNNNNNNNNNNNNNNNNNNNNNNNNNNNNNNNNNNNNNNNNNNNNNNNNNNNNNNNNNNNNNNNNNNNNNNNNNNNNNNNNNNNNNNNNNNNNNNNNNGGGGTCTCCTTATCAAGAGCAGCTGATTATACAAGCTGTAAGAAGGAGCTCGTTGGTGGAACTGAGAGGCTTGGGCTCAGTCGGTTCAGACACACACTCCTTCACATGCCCACAAGAAACGTGGGGAGGGTTCATCATTTCTCAGTGCCTACAACGCTGTGCAGCGCAGGTGCTTTTCCAGAGGGCAAGCCTCTGATGTCTACCACGGTATACACTAGTAAGGCGACTAAGCGTTCAACCTGAGGTAAactattccttttctttggCTTTACTCTCATCTTTACAtaacaggttttaaaaaaagaaaaattcagaatgttGCCACAGAAAGTTACCTGATACATATCACCATAGTTTTCAATGTCTCCACTTGCAGTATGGCATTTGCCGTCGTTGAAATCCCAGGCAGAGTATGGCACAGCGGGAAAATCTCTATTCCCAGTGTTGAAATAGCTCCCACAGGTTGAGTGGGTGCCTGAGCCACCCATAGATCCGCACATGTGGTTGACAACAGCATCCACATAAATACGAACCTGGAAAAGTAGTGATTGCATTTCAGCGTGCGTTGTGATGCTGTGCAAGGAATAGCCAGAGCTTTACCGCGTCGCTGTTACTTTGATTTTTTATCCCTCTCTCTTTATTCTCCATTTAACTCTCCTTTGAGAACAGGAGCAGTAACTTCGCTCCACTGAAACTGCCCTTCTCAGTCTATCAGTTACAGATTTTCAAGGCACTTACTCCAACATTGTTGCATCTGGTCACCATGTCTCTGAATTCGTTTTCATTTCCTGATCGACTGCAGATCTTGTAGCTGATGGGCTGGTATCTTTCCCACCAGGGCCTGTTCGGATTAGTAATGacaatgttttcatttggaGGAGAAACCTGCGGGTGAAATGCGTACCTCAGTAAGAAATCGGTAGTTCTCATTCTGTGTTTTAAGTGCAAAAGGTGTGCTCAGTGCTGAGACTAGTCTGTGATTTCCATGAGACAGGCTTTGTGCCAAACCCAATCTCTCCCTCCTGCAGCGCAAGCTCAGGTCTGCAAGATGCCCGTCTTGTAGACTGGCAACAAGGAGATTCTCTTTTGTTGCCGTGGGCTGCCTGGATCCGCTGCCCAAGGACATGCCCATGGGAGGGCTGAAGCCACGGTAATTGTTTCTGGCTGGAATAGCGACATCCTTTGGACAGCCAGACCTCTGTGTCTGTACACTTGACTCAGTAAAAGGCGAAGAGGAAAGCTTAGCTTTGTAAGTGAAGCGTGACAGAGAAAAGTAAGCCCCTTTGCCGCTGATTGGCAGCTAAAGATACACTCAGACCAGGCTGGCAGGATCCCCAGTTCTGCCTGACAGCACTTACCACTTCCATCCCTGCTTTCAGCAAGGAAGTTGCTTGGAGCTCACTGTCTGCAACTCTGGCTCTTTGGTTTGTAAAGCAAATGCTACAAAGCGGTTTTACTGCCTGTGGACAGGAAGCAACATACCTGAACTCCTCCAAACCCATTAGGAGCTAAATAGCGTTCACACTCCTGGGCAATATCGGCCCAGCGCCATTCAAAGAGATGCACAATAGACGTCCTCCCAGCCTGAGTGTTGGGGTTGTACTGTGCCCAGCAAAGCCCTACAGCTGCGAGGAGTAGGAGGACTTGCATGGTGCCTGCAGCATAAGGCTGTGCTCTTTCCACTGGCCATTTATATTCCTGCAAGATGACAAagttcctgctgcagctgacacATTTCACAGAGATAAACATTATCAGTTGCTGTTTGTCTAGCTAGCTGGGTATCCATATTCCCATTTGTTTCATCTTGAATTGCCCCACAGCTGAAGGTAAAATACCTTCTCCCAATGTTTATACCTTATCATAAACCAAGCAGTCTCTGAACAACACACGCAAACTTGGGATTACATTATTTCCAATCATACGAACAATGATAGTTTTATGTCTCCTATATGTGGGACATGGACCTTGACGGACGGACTCTGGAAgatggaaagaggaaggaaatgggaaaggggaaggcaaaggagaagggatggtgaagggaaagggagaagtgaaggaaaaggtAAGGGGAAAGGccaagagaaggggaaaggggagaaaagggatGGGGAAGGCATGGATAAAAGGACgggaagaggaagggga of Numida meleagris isolate 19003 breed g44 Domestic line chromosome 7, NumMel1.0, whole genome shotgun sequence contains these proteins:
- the LOC110402461 gene encoding pancreatic alpha-amylase-like; this encodes MQVLLLLAAVGLCWAQYNPNTQAGRTSIVHLFEWRWADIAQECERYLAPNGFGGVQVSPPNENIVITNPNRPWWERYQPISYKICSRSGNENEFRDMVTRCNNVGVRIYVDAVVNHMCGSMGGSGTHSTCGSYFNTGNRDFPAVPYSAWDFNDGKCHTASGDIENYGDMYQVRDCKLTSLLDLALEKDYVRTKVAEYMNHLIDIGVAGFRIDAAKHMWPGDIKAFLDKLHNLNTQWFSAGTKPFIYQEVIDLGGDALPRGLCVGGGGEAAWETRGLFVPARWRSTWSSCSLWCKNLSL